In one window of Notolabrus celidotus isolate fNotCel1 chromosome 15, fNotCel1.pri, whole genome shotgun sequence DNA:
- the phc3 gene encoding polyhomeotic-like protein 3 isoform X6, whose translation MIIFNLHFTQKRYIRVLHDWDNVPGFGPLLMACVHQYQEVSPSLCLCVTSEMERQSPGEKQPDANRSVATTTTTTSAAVTIATVSSSCSTRCTQAPSTSLSIITPDRQAVQVIQHAIHRPQSMAAQYLHQMYAAQQQHLMLQTAALQQHQQSPHLQSLAIQQASVCQRQSPSSSSSGLVHQPAGSSITLPASPVTAQLIGRTQASNSASAATSISQQAMLLGNRPSNCSQAQMYLRTQMLILTPAASVATVQSDLPAVTSSSSLTTSSQVQNLALRAHLPGALATAHSVILKPSTHSQAATLSKTSICALKTNHLSNTSTETGPTDVSRLSSGPQIITPAFSPVQTHTLVKQQLSGPSGQRVAQHHVILQQTTGGAPHHRQLQPIALRVTPQDTNSTPLSLSVKRLTTNSTQSQTNVNTPGPSSSASVTTTSASSAHASIPAAAVQPQPPPLVAAPQPRTSFPQAQNQPPPPPPPLVLPRLPQNPPASLQRLSLHSVGALAVQSGQVLLTERELPVAEALVQMPYHNLPPPQTVAVDLKMHPVRRSEAPSSRQTCKVNGLSSAERKDGCSLSSLKERSITPSTVRPEKNGKVMDSSSLISSPSVIRSPVVEDLSLLSNTTITSRSRPPPSPALPPPILPSAVRGPSQPPSSPAGPPVCPDRILTAQILTHLVEGFVIREGLEPFPVVPTTLLSDQQASLPDSEEIQTNGDAAAEDSPLEADLSDSTDSEMDNDDPAADVADLTESPVSSVLQCEFCGSRGYAHTFLRSKRFCSMTCVRSHSRMREGEREERRNRESSMQRDAKRQGR comes from the exons ATGATTATTTTTAATCTCCATTTTACACAGAAGCGATACATCCGTGTGCTTCATGACTGGGACAATGTGCCGGGCTTTGGTCCGCTCCTGATGGCCTGTGTCCACCAATACCAGGAAG TTTCCccatcactctgtctgtgtgtgacctCTGAGATGGAGAGACAAAGCCCAGGAGAGAAACAGCCAGATGCTAACAGGAGTGtggccaccaccaccaccaccacatcaGCTGCTGTAACCATAGCAACAGTCAGCTCTAGCTGCAGCACCAGGTGCACCCAGGCACCCTCTACCTCCCTCAGTATCATCACACCGGACAGACAAGCAGTCCAG GTGATCCAGCATGCTATCCACAGACCTCAGAGCATGGCTGCCCAGTACCTGCATCAGATGTACGCAGCCCAGCAGCAGCATCTCATGCTGCAGACAGCAGCCCTGCAGCAGCACCAGCAAAGCCCCCACCTGCAGAGCCTGGCCATACAGCAG GCTTCAGTATGTCAGAGGCAGTCACCTTCGTCATCCAGCAGCGGTTTGGTTCATCAACCTGCTGGTTCATCG ATCACATTACCAGCGTCCCCTGTAACAGCCCAGCTGATTGGCCGAACACAAGCATCCAACTCTGCCAGTGCAGCAACTTCGATATCCCAGCAGGCCATGCTCCTGGGAAACAGACCGTCCAACTGTAGCCAGGCTCAGATGTACCTTCGCACTCAGATG CTCATATTGACCCCTGCAGCCTCAGTGGCTACGGTTCAGTCAGACCTCCCTGCTGTCACCTCCAGCTCCTCGCTAACTACCTCCTCTCAG GTGCAGAATCTAGCTCTGCGGGCTCACTTGCCTGGCGCTCTGGCCACAGCCCACAGTGTGATTCTAAAGCCATCCACCCATTCCCAAGCGGCCACTTTATCCAAGACATCCATCTGTGCACTGAAGACCAACCATCTGAGCAACACCTCAACAGAAACAGGACCCACTGATGTGTCCAGGCTGTCGTCAGGACCTCAGATTATAACCCCAG CCTTCTCTCCGGTACAGACCCACACTCTGGTTAAGCAGCAGCTGTCGGGTCCATCAGGCCAGCGGGTAGCGCAGCACCACGTCATCCTCCAGCAGACCACAGGAGGAGCTCCACACCACCGCCAACTCCAGCCCATCGCCCTCAGAGTCACACCCCAAGACACCAACTCcacccctctgtctctgtcagtcAAAAGACTGACCACAAACAGCACCCAGTCACAAACCAACGTCAACACCCCAGGCCCTTCGTCTTCGGCTTCTGTCACCACCACTTCTGCATCATCAGCTCATGCCTCAATCCCTGCAGCAGCCGTCCAgcctcagcctcctcctctggTGGCTGCTCCACAGCCTCGGACCTCATTCCCACAAGCCCAGAACCAGCCCCCACCTCCCCCTCCACCCCTGGTTCTCCCCAGGCTTCCTCAGAACCCCCCTGCCTCCCTGCAGAGGCTGTCCCTGCACTCGGTCGGGGCTTTGGCCGTGCAGTCAGGGCAGGTGCTCCTGACTGAACGGGAGCTGCCCGTAGCTGAGGCTCTGGTTCAGATGCCATATCATAACCTTCCCCCTCCTCAAACGGTGGCTGTTGATCTGAAAATGCATCCAGTCAGACGCAGTGAAGCTCCATCT tcaaGGCAAACATGTAAGGTGAACGGGCTGAGCTCTGCGGAGAGGAAAGATGGATGTTCTTTAAGTTCACTGAAAGAAAGATCCATAACACCCTCCACTGTGCGTCCTGAGAAGAATGGTAAAG TGATGGATTCCTCCTCCCTTATATCCAGTCCCTCAGTCATCAGGTCACCAGTTGTTGAAGATCTGTCCCTGCTCAGCAACACCACCATCACCAGCAGAAGccgtcctcctccatctcctgctCTACCTCCTCCCATCCTGCCATCAGCAGTCAGAGGCCCCAGtcaacccccctcctccccagCTGGGCCCCCAGTCTGCCCCGACAGGATCCTCACAGCCCAAATCCTCACACACCTGGTAGAGGGTTTTGTCATCAGAGAGGGCCTGGAGCCTTTCCCG GTGGTCCCAACTACGCTGTTATCAGACCAGCAAGCTTCACTTCCTGACTCTGAGGAGATTCAAACCAATGGGGACGCAGCAGCAGAGGACAGTCCGCTTGAAGCTGACCTGTCAGACTCGACTGACTCTGAGATGGACAACGATGACCCTGCTGCAGATG